In Oceanispirochaeta sp. M1, the DNA window CCCGATTTGAAGAATATATAAAATCCATTGCCTGTCCACTCAGCCTCGAAGAAGCAGGCATCTCATCTCCCGATTTTGATGAGCTGACAAAACAGGTTCAAACCCTGTCTGAACTATGGAATATTCAGGGATATTCGGATCAGGATATCAAGACAGTTTATTCAATGTGTATATAAGTTTCAGAAGGAGACAGTTCTCATGAGGATTATAAGACTTGTTTATTCTGAACCTTGAACCGTAAAACAGTTTTGAGCTTCTCTACCGGAATTTTCCTGAAATCACTCAGATATATTTCTCTATGATCTTTTGAGATTCTCTTCATATTGTGATTTTCTGCAAAATCTTCCATCACATTGAAACTGGCGGTTTCACTGTCATAACTGCCGATATGCAGCATCTGGACACATCTTCCGTCTGTTATTCTTTCATATGCGACTCTCTCCAGCAGATGATGGGGTTTCTTCTTCATGGTGATCTTGAGTATCTCATTGAAGAAGTCTTCATTTATAAAATCAGGCTGTCGGATCATTAATTTATAGACCAGATCATCCTTATCCAGCTGACCGGTATAATTTCTTTTTGCCTCCTCCTTAAGATCCCAGATTCCCTCCAGAGGATAAACTGTATAGTCACTGTAATCCTCAGGCTTCTGCGTAATTTTTTTTAGTGTCATCTTCAATGCATATGAAAGTGAATACAGAACAGAAATGCACTCTGAAAAATGATCACTGCCGGGTCGTCCTTCGCCTGTAATCGTCAGGAACCTGTATTCAGGAATATCAGTCAATTCAGGCATACTTTTTGGAAGGTATATATTTTTTTCGCTTTTTCTCCATTCCTGTTTCATACAAATCCCTTTTTCATAAATATTGCCCGGTTATACAACCGGGCCGAGTTAACAAAGACTTTTTATTTCAGAGGGTAACAGATTTCCGTCTGCAGTTCCTCAGGCTTCACTTCCATGGGAGAGTTGAGATAAAACTCGTACATCCACTCCTCTGCTTCCAGCCCCTTCTCTTTTACAAACTCCATCAGCTTGATATATGTCTCTTCCAGTTTATCATAGGGGCCGACATGAACTGCTGATGCAATTTTTCCGGCAGGAAGTTCACCGACTTTAATCCTGCCCGTACCCACAGATTCCGATGCAACAGGAAAGCCCATCTCCACATCCAGAGCCTCCATATCCATATTGTAGTACCTTGCATAGGGAGGGCCGGCAAAAGCTATACTATTTTTCTCCATATAGGCCCCCAACTCGGTAAATGCCTCGCCCATCACATCCGAAATGTTGCTTACCGGTGTAATTGTACGAATCATAACTGTCTTTCTGATCTGAACTTCTTTAATTTCCATTATTCACTCCTTATCATTGTCATTCTAACTTGATAAATAGAGTATAAAACGGCATATACGACAGCCCTGTGTCGTACATATTTCAGATTCAGTATTTTTTCCGGATTTTCTCTGCCATCTCTTTCAATGCGTCCCGAACAGAGGGAGGTTTCAGGACAGTGACATACTCTCCATAGGATAAAAGGAAGCCGTACATCCAACCGTCTGCAGGCATCTTTGTCTTCACAGTCAGACTGCCGTCGGCTTCAATATTACAGTTTTCCTTAGTATAAAATTCTTCCACCAGAGAAATAATATATGGATCAAAGTTCAGTAAAAGATCTACCATTTTGGTATTGCTACTCTGATTTTGATTAAGGAGATATTCCTCAAATTGAAGTTCTTTTCTTTTTATATGAATGGGCTGGATCTCGGGATTCCGCATACGGGATGTCCGGAAGAGGCGATAACCCTCTTTATCCCGGCACCAGGCAAAAAGGTACCAGGCTCTCCATTTAAAAGCTATGGTGAGGGGTTCTACAGTCCTGAATGAAGTTTCAAGCTTGTTATTGGTATAAGTAAATTGAAGAAGCCTTTCCGAATCTACAGCGTCCTTGATGATCTTGAAGGATTCCTGATGTCTCGGGTCACCTCCCAGCATTGAAAAGTCTATAGACAGTTTCCCATTCCTCTCACTTAAAAAATCGGTATCCCGGGCCGGAAGAAGATTTTTAATCTTCTCCAGGGTACCGTCCATTTTATCATCTGTCAGAGTATCCGACACAGACTGCAGGGAGGTGATGATGTAATAAAGATCCTCAACAGAGACCAGCTGCCGGTCAATTTTGAAATTCTCCATAATACCGTAACCGCCATTGGGTCCCAGGACAGAGATGACAGGAATGCCAGCCAGTTCTATGGACTCCAGGTCCCGCTGGATAGTCCTGACGGTCACTCCAAAACGCTCGGCCAGAATCCTGGCACTGACAAGTTCATGATTCAGGAGATAAACAATTATGGATAGAAGGCGGTCAATTTTCACTATACTCCCTTTCCTTGAGAATCCACATCTTCCGGCATGGTAATACTCTCATTACTGCAGCCGAACCTGGTAATATCATCAACTCTGTCGGGATAAATAATGAAGAGATCCTCAGAAACACCAGCTTCAAACATATGAGGAGTAAATCCCGGGGCAAGGGTGCATCCATAAAGAGAGTAAGTTCCCCCTTCTACCATATGACCGGCCTGCCAGACTCCAGCAGGTATTACAAATTGAACATACTGCCCCTTAAGGGGATCATTTCCCATAATAATATCTTTGCTGGAACCATCGGGATAAAGAAGCACAAGGCGTAGCGGGTCTCCTCCATAAAAATGCCAGATCTCATCTGATGTAAG includes these proteins:
- a CDS encoding GyrI-like domain-containing protein gives rise to the protein MKQEWRKSEKNIYLPKSMPELTDIPEYRFLTITGEGRPGSDHFSECISVLYSLSYALKMTLKKITQKPEDYSDYTVYPLEGIWDLKEEAKRNYTGQLDKDDLVYKLMIRQPDFINEDFFNEILKITMKKKPHHLLERVAYERITDGRCVQMLHIGSYDSETASFNVMEDFAENHNMKRISKDHREIYLSDFRKIPVEKLKTVLRFKVQNKQVL
- a CDS encoding GyrI-like domain-containing protein, with translation MEIKEVQIRKTVMIRTITPVSNISDVMGEAFTELGAYMEKNSIAFAGPPYARYYNMDMEALDVEMGFPVASESVGTGRIKVGELPAGKIASAVHVGPYDKLEETYIKLMEFVKEKGLEAEEWMYEFYLNSPMEVKPEELQTEICYPLK
- a CDS encoding YafY family protein, which produces MKIDRLLSIIVYLLNHELVSARILAERFGVTVRTIQRDLESIELAGIPVISVLGPNGGYGIMENFKIDRQLVSVEDLYYIITSLQSVSDTLTDDKMDGTLEKIKNLLPARDTDFLSERNGKLSIDFSMLGGDPRHQESFKIIKDAVDSERLLQFTYTNNKLETSFRTVEPLTIAFKWRAWYLFAWCRDKEGYRLFRTSRMRNPEIQPIHIKRKELQFEEYLLNQNQSSNTKMVDLLLNFDPYIISLVEEFYTKENCNIEADGSLTVKTKMPADGWMYGFLLSYGEYVTVLKPPSVRDALKEMAEKIRKKY
- a CDS encoding cupin domain-containing protein; the protein is MLQKVKDIIKHYSLKELPVEGTLYKRTYCSKRELGTGEPCGSAIIALYCDEPPSVSLFHKLTSDEIWHFYGGDPLRLVLLYPDGSSKDIIMGNDPLKGQYVQFVIPAGVWQAGHMVEGGTYSLYGCTLAPGFTPHMFEAGVSEDLFIIYPDRVDDITRFGCSNESITMPEDVDSQGKGV